DNA from Oryzisolibacter sp. LB2S:
CGTTTCTTCAGCGCGGGCGACTGGGCACGGCGCGTGAACGGCAAGAAGTTCGACACGGGCGAGCTGGTCAAGGCCGAATTCCCGAACAAGCTGCCCACGGGCTTTCAGAGCTATGTGCTGAACACGCGCCGCCCGCTGCTTCAAGATAGGCGCGTGCGCGAGGCCCTGGGCCTGGCGTTTGATTTTGAGTGGATGAGCCGCCAGCTGTTCTACGGCGCCTACCAGCGCGTGCACGGCATCTTCGGCAACACCATGTGCGAGACCCATGGCAGCCCCACGCCCGCGGAGTTGGCCCTGCTCGAGCCCTGGCGCAAGGAGCTGCCGCCCGAGGTCTTCGGCCCCATGTTCGAGCCGCCCGTCACCAAGGACGCCATGGCCCTGCGCGAACATCTGCGCCGCGCGCTGGTGCTGCTCAAGGACGCGGGCTGGGAGGTGAAGAACGGCGTGCTGCGCAACGCGCGCGGCGAGCCCTTCGAGCTCGAATACATGGACAGCACCGAGGGCGGCATGCGCACGCTCTCGTCCTGGCAGCGCAACCTGGCCAAGCTGGGCATCACGCTCAGGTTCCGCTCGGTGGACTTTGCGCTCTACCAGCAGCGGCTGCAGAAGTTCGACTTCGATATCACCACCATCGCCTACCAGGGCACGAACAACCCGGGCCAGGAGTTTGCCGACCTGTTCGGCAGCAAGGCCGCGGACCAGGAGGATTCGGGCAACTTCCCCGGCGTGAAGAACCCGGCCGTCGATGCCGTGATCCAGGCCATGGTGTCGGCCAAGACGCTCGAGCAGATGCTGCCCGCCTGCCACGCGCTCGACCGCATCATTGCCCACGAGCATTACCTGATCCCGCAATGGTCCGCGCCCACGCACCGCATGGTGTACGACGCCTGGCACCTGGCCAAGCCCGAGGTCGTGCCGCCTTACTCGCCCGGCGAGATGTGGGTCATAGACACCTGGTGGTCCAAAAAGCCACTCAAGTAGCGATACCTGTTGAGTGCACGTGATGCTGGCAAAGCCCACCCTCGTCCCTGCGAACGCGGAGATCCACGGCAACATGGGTCGACGTCCCCGCCGACAAGGCCCCCCCGTCATCCCCGCGAACGCGGGGATCCACCGCAGTGCCGAATCAACGGCTTGTGAAACACATGGATCCCCGCGTTCGCGGGGATGACGGAGTCAATAGGTGCCGCTGATTGAGAAAACCATAGCTGCTTGCGCTTGATGGACAAGCCTTGCAGCCCGATTTGATACAAATGATCAACCTGGACCACAAGATCCCCCCACCCGTCATCGGCCTGGCCTGCGCGGCCCTGGCGTGGTGGCTGGCCCGTGTGGCGCCGGCCCTGGCGCTGCATCTGCCGGGCGCGCTGGCGCTGGCATTGCTCCTCGCGGGCGTGGGCCTGGCCATAGAGCTGTGGGGGCTGTGGACCTTTCGCCGCCACCGCACCACGCCCAACCCCATGACACCCGAGCGCGCGCGCACCGTGGTGCAGTCCGGGCCGTACCGATTCACGCGCAACCCCATGTACCTGGGCCTGGCCCTTCAGCTGCTGGCCTGGTGCGCCTACCTGGGCAACCCGCTGGCGCTGCTGGCGCCGGCGGCGTTCGTGGCCTACATCACGCGCTTTCAGATCCTGCCCGAGGAGCGGGCGCTGGCGCAGCATTTTGGCGAGGCCTATCTGGCGTACATGCGCAGCGTGCGGCGCTGGATATGAACCCATAATCCAAGCGCCATGTTCGCCTACATCCTCAAGCGCATCCTGCTCATGCTGCCCACGCTGCTGGGCGTGCTGCTGTTGACCTTTGTGGTCATCCAGTTCGTGCCCGGCGGCCCCGTGGAGCAGTACCTGGCCGAGGCCAAGGCCGGCGCTGTGGGGGCCGGCGGCGGGGGCGGCGAGGGCGGCGGCATGGCCTACCGCGGCGCGCAGGGTGTGGACGCGAAGCGCCTGGAGCAGATCAAGGCGCTGTACGGCTTCGACAAGCCCGCGCACGAGCGCTTCATCCAGATGCTCGGGCGCTTTGCGCGCTTCGACCTGGGGCGCAGCTTCTTCCAGAACAAGGACGTGTGGCAGCTCGTCAAGGAAAAGCTCCCTGTCTCCATCAGCCTGGGGCTGTGGACCTTTTTCATCAGCTACCTGGTCGCCGTGCCGCTGGGCGTGGCCAAGGCCGTGCGCGCGGGCTCGCGCTTTGATCTGGTCACCACGCTCATCATCCTCGTGGGCTATGCGATTCCGGGCTTTGTACTGGGCGTGGCGCTGCTGGTGGTCTTCGGCGGCCAGCTGCAGTGGTTTCCGCTGCGCGGGCTGACCTCGGCCAACTGGGAGAGCCTCTCCCTCATGGGAAAGGTCACGGACTACCTCTGGCACATCACCCTGCCCGTCACGGCCATGGTGGCGGGCAGCTTCGCAGTGACGGCCATGCTGACCAAGAACGCGTTTCTGGAAGAAATCCGCAAGCAATACGTGCTCACCGCGCGCGCCAAGGGCCTGTCCGAGCGCCAGGTGCTCTACAAGCATGTGTTTCGCAACGCGCTGATTCCCATCATCACCGGCTTTCCCTCGGCCTTCATCGGCGCATTTTTTGCGGGCTCGCTGCTGATCGAGACGCTGTTCTCGCTCGACGGCCTGGGGCTCCTGAGCTACGAGAGCGTGATCCGCCGCGACTACCCCGTGGTGCTGGGCACGCTTTACCTGTTCACCCTGATCGGCCTGGTGACCAAGCTGATCTCCGACATGTGCTACGTGTGGGTGGACCCTCGCGTGAAGTTCGATTGACCATGGGCATGTCCGCTCCCCCAAGCATCACCTCGTCCGCGTCGCTGTCGCCCGGCAGCCGTGCCTGGCGCCGCTTTCGTGCCAACCGCCTGGGCTTCTGGAGCCTGGTCGTGTTCTGCACCCTGGTCGTCATCAGCCTGGGTGCGGAGCTGGTCAGCAACGATCGGCCGCTCATCGTGCGCTACGAGGGACAGACCTATTTCCCGATGTTCAAGGACTACCCCGAGACCACCTTCGGCGGCGACTTCCAGACCCCTGCCGACTATCTCGACCCCTATGTGCGCCAGCGCATCACCGAGGGCGGCAACTGGGCGCTGTACACGCTCAACCCCTATGGCCCGCAGACGCTGAACTATTTTGCCAAGGCGCCCAACCCCTCGGGGCCGTCGCGCGACAACTGGCTGGGCACGGACGACCGCGGGCGCGACCTGCTCGCGCAGCTGATCTACGGCTTTCGCGTCAGCGTGCTGTTCGGCATGGCGCTCACCGTGGTGGGTGTGGCGTTGGGCGTGGCCGCGGGCGCCATCCAGGGTTTCTTTGGCGGCAAGACGGACCTGGCCTTCCAGCGCTTCATAGAGATCTGGGGCTCCATGCCCGAGCTCTACCTCCTCATCATCTTCAGCGCCGTGTTCGCTCCCAGCATTGCGCTGCTGCTGGTGCTGCTGAGCCTGTTTGGCTGGATGGGGCTGTCGGACTATGTGCGCGCCGAATTTCTGCGCAACCGCCAGCTCGACTACGTGAAGGCCGCGCGCGCGCTGGGCGTGAAGAACGGCCAGATCATCTGGCGCCACATCCTGCCCAACAGCATGACGCCCGTGGTCACGTTTCTGCCGTTTCGCATGGGCGCGGCGATTCTGGCGCTGACCTCGCTCGACTTCCTGGGCCTGGGCGTGCCGCCGGGTACGCCCAGCCTGGGCGAGCTGCTCAGCCAGGGCAAGAACAACATCGACGCCTGGTGGATCTCCATCTTCACCTTTGCCGTGCTGGTGACCACGCTGCTGCTGCTCACCTTCATGGGCGACGCGCTGCGCGACGCGCTCGACCCGCGAAAGCAATGAACACCCCCCTGAGTCGCTTCGCGCCTTCCCCCCTCTCTGCGCTTCGCTGGGAGGGGGAACGCCGCCAGCGCGGCGGGGCGGCCCTTGCGCGGTGGCCCACGCTTCGGCCGCGCCAGTATCGTGCGATGTGCGCGGCGTATCGCGTCAAGGATTTCTGACATGCGCATCACGCCTCCCTTGTCCCCATCGCCCGCGCCGCTGTTGCAGGTGCAGGACCTGCGCGTGCACTTCGGCGCCAAGGAGGTCGTGCACGGCGTGAGCTTCGACATCGCACCCGGCGAAAAGCTGGCCCTGGTGGGCGAGTCGGGTTCGGGCAAGACCGTGACGGCGCTGGCGCTCCTGCGCCTGGCGGGCGATGCACGGCTGGAGGGCCGCGCCTTGATGCAGGGGCGCGACCTGCTGCAGCTGCCCGAGCGCGAGCTGCGCGGCGTGCGCGGCGGCGACATCGCCATGGTGTTCCAAGAGCCCATGACGGCGCTCAACCCGCTCATGCCCGTGGGTCAGCAGGTGGCCGAGGTCTTGATGCTGAAACAGGCCCTGACCAAGGCGCAGAGCGCGCAAGCAGCTATTGAGTTACTAGCAAGCACGGGTATCCCCGAGCCCGAGCGCCGCGCCGCGAGCTTTCCGCACCAGCTCTCGGGCGGGCAGCGCCAGCGGGCCATGATCGCCATGGCGCTGGCCAGTCGCCCCAAACTGCTGCTGGCCGACGAGCCCACCA
Protein-coding regions in this window:
- a CDS encoding extracellular solute-binding protein translates to MQFRRLCLLSLLGLWAPVTWAAHAYAMWGDPALPAGFDHLPYVNPAAPKGGELRLVSNLRASTFDKYNPFTMRGNAPAYLSALMFDTLLSGSMDETATGYGLLAEDVQVAPDGLSATFRLRREARFHNGKPVTAQDVKHSYDTLVGPYTSPGYKTMLIDVAGVDVLDARTVRYRFHKPNRELPLTVGGLPVFSRDWGLGEDGNPKPFDQVVMDIPIGSGPYRIGPVNFGKDITYVRDPEYWARDLNVRRGTANFDRVQVKIYKDNTARLEALKAGEFDLMRFFSAGDWARRVNGKKFDTGELVKAEFPNKLPTGFQSYVLNTRRPLLQDRRVREALGLAFDFEWMSRQLFYGAYQRVHGIFGNTMCETHGSPTPAELALLEPWRKELPPEVFGPMFEPPVTKDAMALREHLRRALVLLKDAGWEVKNGVLRNARGEPFELEYMDSTEGGMRTLSSWQRNLAKLGITLRFRSVDFALYQQRLQKFDFDITTIAYQGTNNPGQEFADLFGSKAADQEDSGNFPGVKNPAVDAVIQAMVSAKTLEQMLPACHALDRIIAHEHYLIPQWSAPTHRMVYDAWHLAKPEVVPPYSPGEMWVIDTWWSKKPLK
- a CDS encoding isoprenylcysteine carboxylmethyltransferase family protein; translation: MINLDHKIPPPVIGLACAALAWWLARVAPALALHLPGALALALLLAGVGLAIELWGLWTFRRHRTTPNPMTPERARTVVQSGPYRFTRNPMYLGLALQLLAWCAYLGNPLALLAPAAFVAYITRFQILPEERALAQHFGEAYLAYMRSVRRWI
- a CDS encoding ABC transporter permease subunit; this encodes MFAYILKRILLMLPTLLGVLLLTFVVIQFVPGGPVEQYLAEAKAGAVGAGGGGGEGGGMAYRGAQGVDAKRLEQIKALYGFDKPAHERFIQMLGRFARFDLGRSFFQNKDVWQLVKEKLPVSISLGLWTFFISYLVAVPLGVAKAVRAGSRFDLVTTLIILVGYAIPGFVLGVALLVVFGGQLQWFPLRGLTSANWESLSLMGKVTDYLWHITLPVTAMVAGSFAVTAMLTKNAFLEEIRKQYVLTARAKGLSERQVLYKHVFRNALIPIITGFPSAFIGAFFAGSLLIETLFSLDGLGLLSYESVIRRDYPVVLGTLYLFTLIGLVTKLISDMCYVWVDPRVKFD
- a CDS encoding ABC transporter permease — its product is MSAPPSITSSASLSPGSRAWRRFRANRLGFWSLVVFCTLVVISLGAELVSNDRPLIVRYEGQTYFPMFKDYPETTFGGDFQTPADYLDPYVRQRITEGGNWALYTLNPYGPQTLNYFAKAPNPSGPSRDNWLGTDDRGRDLLAQLIYGFRVSVLFGMALTVVGVALGVAAGAIQGFFGGKTDLAFQRFIEIWGSMPELYLLIIFSAVFAPSIALLLVLLSLFGWMGLSDYVRAEFLRNRQLDYVKAARALGVKNGQIIWRHILPNSMTPVVTFLPFRMGAAILALTSLDFLGLGVPPGTPSLGELLSQGKNNIDAWWISIFTFAVLVTTLLLLTFMGDALRDALDPRKQ